A segment of the Corynebacterium liangguodongii genome:
CAAATCCTTTGGCACAGCATTTGCCATAATCCCTTTGGTTAAGTAAAGGTTGTCGCTTTCGATTTCACAACCGGATACGAATTGCTGGTCCAGCAATACATTCGAACCGCGGTCCGCCTTCACCAACCCCGCCTCCGCAAACTCGGCATCGGAGATTTCGGTGCATGGGTCGAAAAGGTTGTGCTTGACGTGCTCAGGGTCGAATGGCCCGATCACGAGGTCGCCGCTGTCGAAGTGGAATGCGGGCGCCTTCCCGGCGGAGGGTTCGGCAGCCGGGGCCGCGGTCGCCAACCCCTCAGGCGCCGTCCCCTCGGGCGTCTCCCCGCACCCAGCCACCAGCCCCGCCGTGACACCAAGCACGGCCCACATCGCAACACGCTTCACCCCGAGCCCCCGTTCCTTATCGCTCCCCCTGACGGAACCGATTGTGCCTGTGCACTGCGGAACCGGCAACCGCCGCGCCCCGCCTACAGCTCGTTAAACAGCGCCGCGTTCGTCTCTTGCCACAGCGGCTTCGCCCAGTCTCCGAAATCGCGGTCGGTGAGCACCACCATCGCGGTCCCCGCATGTGGGGAGTTCGACCACGCGGGCACAACCCACAGGTAGGTTCCCGACATGCCGAAATGCCCGACGGTGTCGGCAGGCATGTTGTCGCCGAGCCAGTGCGGGGTTTTCTCCCCTTTGATCTCAAACCCGAGGCCCCACGGGCAGGGCTTGTGCATGCCGTAGCCGGGCACGATGCCCATGATGTCGCCGAACTGGTTGGAAAAGGCGTCGTTTAGCGTCTCGCGGGCGAGCAGCGTGGGCGCGGCGAGCTCGGCGGCGAAGGAGCGCATGTCGCTAAGCGACGCCCTGCCGCCATGCCCCGCCGACCCATAAATTTCCACCGTGTCCATACCGAGGGGGTCAAAGACGCCGAGTTTGGCGTACTGCCCGAGCGTCATGCCGGTGCGCTCGGCGAGGAAGTCGGCGAGGATCTCGAAGCCTGCAGAGGAGTAGATGCGCCGCTGTCCGGCGGGTTTTCGCTGCTCGCGGGCGTCGAAGGCGACTCCGGAGGCGTGGGAGAGGAGGTGGCGGACGGTGGAGCCTGGGGGACCGCAGGCGTCGTCAAGCGAAAACGCCCCCTCTTCGACCGCCATGAGCACGCTGTAGGCGCTGAGCAGCTTGGTCACGCTCATGAGCTCGAAGACTCGACCCGGGTCGCCGAAAGAGGCCTCGACCGTGCCGACGAGCGCGGCGGAGACGTTTTCTGCAGGCCAGCCTGCAAAATATCGGGAGAGATGCATGCGGCCTATGGTACGTGTCACACGGTTTTAGTAGAGTTTTCTCGTACCAAACTCACTAAGGGAGGCCGTGTGGTGACGGAGTCAAGAAAGACGACGGAAACAAAGCAGGAGCCAGGGGGCTTCCTCGGCGCAATTGAGAAGATCGGCAATAAGCTGCCGGACCCGTTCTGGCTCTTCGTCATCCTCTCCGGTGTCGTCGCGGTTGTCTCGTGGATCGGCAACACGGCCGGGATGAGCGCCACCGACCCGTCTACGGGCGAGACGATCAAGGTCGAATCTCTCCTCACCGCGGAGAACCTCTCCCGCATGGTGACGGACGCGGTGGAGAACTTTGTGAGCTTCCCGCCGCTCGGGGTCGTCCTCGCCGTCATGCTGGGCGTCGCCGTCGCGGAGTACTCCGGGCTGCTGGCCGCCATGATCCGCGCCATGGTGAGCCGCGTGGGCCCGAAGATGCTCACCTTCATGATCGCGCTTGCCAGCGTCACGGGCTCCGTGGCCTCGGATGCGATCTACGTCATCGTCATCCCGCTCGGCGCGATGGCCTTCAACGCGATAGGCCGCTCCCCGATCGTCGGCGCAATGGTTGCCTTCGCCGCCTCCAGCGCCGGGTTTAACGCCTCGCTCATCCTCAACGTCACCGACCTTCTGCTCGCGGGCATCTCCACCTCGGCAGCGCAGCTTGTCGACGCCTCATATGAGGTCTCCCCACTGGCAAACATCTTCTTCGTCATCCCCTCGGCGATCGTGCTCTCCCTCATCATCACCGCAGTCACCGAGTTCTTCGTGGATAAGAAGGCCCAGGAGCTCATCGACCACGATGAGGTCGAGTTCGTGAGCAACAATGACGAAGACTCCGAGCCCAACGACTCCGACCCCACCTCCAATGGCGACCTTTCCCTTTCCGCCACCGAGGCGAAGGGCCTAGGCTACGCCGGCGCAACACTAGCTGTGTTCTTCGTGCTCTACCTCGTGGCGCTGCTCGCGCCCTTCTCCCCCTTCGCCCGCCCGGAGGAAGGGTTCATGGAATCCCCGCTCATCCGCGCCATCGCCGTTCCGATCGCGCTGATGTTTTTCCTCTGCGGGCTTGTCTACGGCCGCGTGACCGGCACGATCTCCTCCCCTGCCGACATCCCCGACATGATGGCGAAGGGCCTAGGCACGATGCTGCCGATGGTGGTGCTCTTCTTCGTCGTCTCCCAATTCCTCGCCTGGTTCCAATGGTCCAACCTGGGGCCGTGGACCGCGATCCACGGCGCTCAGCTCCTCGAGAGCTTGAGCTTGCCCAAGATCGCCCTGTTCGCCGGCGTCGTACTCATGGTTGCTGTCGTGAACCTCTTCATCACCTCCGGCTCGGCCCAATGGGCGCTCATGGCGCCGGTGCTTGTTCCCATGATGATGTACGTCGGCGTGGCCCCCGAGGCCACACAGATGCTCTTCCGCATGGGTGATTCCCCCAGCAACATCATCACCCCGATGTCGCCCTACTTCGCCCTGGCACTGACGTTCCTGCAGCGCTACTACAAGAAGGCGGGCGTGGGCACGCTCATGTCGCTGTCCCTGCCGTATGCGCTCTCCATGCTGCTGGGCTGGTTCATCTTCTTCATGATCTGGTACTGGATCGGCATCCCGCTCGGACCCGGCGCGCCCATGGAGTACCAGGCGGGGTAGGCGTTTGGCCTGGGAGGCAAGGCGTCGTACATGGCTCGCGTATCTGGGTCCATCAGCCCGAGATCGGCCCACGTCTCAAACTCATCGATCGCCCCGGCCGGCATACCCGTGAGCGCGCGGAGCTTGTCAACGGCCCCGCGCTTTCGCTCGCTCAACTCAGCGTTGTTGGTGGAGTTGAACTCCAGCCTCATTGTCGCCTCCCGGGCATCTCCACTCCCCGCTGATCGGGATGACCAATACCCATGGCCGCATGGACAATGGCAATCACCCCGCTTGGGTGCCGACCCGAGAGCTACATCGGCGAAATGATCCCGCTGAGGATGCACAGCCCGACCGCCACGACCGCGATGAGCGCCCACCTGCGGTCCATCGGCGTTGGCTTCGGGTCGCTGCCCATCCCCCACGCCACGACGTCGTACCCGCCGCGCAGCATTTCCTTGAGCTCGGCGTTCGTCTCCGCGCGCTTTTCCCACTGCTCGAGGGCCTTGCGGTCCTTGCTCTCGCAGGAGCGCCACCAGGCCCCGGGGAGAAGGATGCCCGCCCCGGCAAGGACGCCACTGACGGCGTAGGCGAAGCTCTGCGGCGCTACGAGCGTGCCAAAGATCACAAGCCCTCCGAGCGCGATGCTCGCCCAGGACCACGCGGAGCGGCGCTGGACCTGGGCGTGGGTCCGTCCCCTGGGGTCCTCAACGTTCGCGCCGGGGCGAGATTCCGGCACCGCGGGTGCGGGTGCATAGTAGTTGTTCACCGTGACGGCGATGGGAACGCTGCCTCGATCGTCCACTGGGTTCATTCTTCCGCCTCCACTGCTGACTCTACTGACACTACTGACGCTGCTGAAGGGCCTGTGCGGTCACGTGTCATTCTACGCCCCTCCGACGCCGGCGCTACGGGCGATGAGATCGACAATCGATGGAACGGCAGCGTCGATCGTGCGGGCCATCGCCTCAAACTCTGCGCGGGGCCTGCCCATCGGATCCGGTATGTCGAGCGAGCTCGAGCGCTTGACGGGGTCGCGCAGGGGCTCGAAGCGCACTGGCAACCTCGACCCTGATCTCGGGCCGCGGGGCCACTACCTTATGCTCAGCCCGATGACACCCTCGATGGCACGATGAAGGTCTTAGCTGGGTATACGACACTCCCATGTCCGGCACCTCCTCGTACTCGCCCGCGCAGTCGGTCTACGCGGACGCTGCCGGGCTTTACGCTCTGCAACTGGTTAATATCCTGGGCCGCAGGCTGATTGCTCTTGCTTACGGATCAGTGAAAGCATATGGCGTTCCAAGCCCTTTGTCAGGACCCAAAAGTAGATAAACGCGGCGTTAACCTGCGGCACCCGTTACCAGGTGACCAGGCTTCGTTTCGGGGGAGGTATCTTCTACGCCTGTATATAAGGTATCCCCGAACGTTAGGGGTTGTTTTTTACACGGAGAGCAAGCATGAGCGGGCGCGCGATCGTGTACCCGATACGTACGACGACAACGGAACGCAACCCATTATTCACCTATAGTTCATTTAGTAAGGTGCACTCCACATCCCGGCATCAATGAGACCAATCACGAAGACCGCACCTCGCCCCCTAGACTTTCACCCTAACCCCAAAGCCAAAAGCCCGCGCCTCCTTCGGCGCGGGCATTGTGGGGCCAGCGGGGCTCGAACCCGCGACCGACGGATTATGAGTCCGCAGCTCTAACCGACTGAGCTATAGCCCCAAGCTGTACATCGCTGCGTTGATTATAGCGGCTCCCCCATTCGTCCCTTAATCTCCTTCACGGGGCGTCAATTGCGGACCTGAACACGCGATTTGTTACCTAGTGGCACAGGCGCTAAAGTAACTATCCGTCGCACAGCGAACACTTTCCTCCATAGCTCAGTTGGCAGAGCATTCGACTGTTAATCGAAGGGTCACTGGTTCGAGCCCAGTTGGAGGAGCACTTATCCCGGCAGGTAGTTCTCTGCCGGGTTTTTCGTTATGTACGATGGTGCGCATGATTCAATTCGTCGTCGGAGCAGCCGCCGGGTACGTGTTCGGCACGAAGGCAGGCAGGAAGCGCTACCACCAGATTGTTGATGCCTCACGGGCCGTCGCCAATTCGCCCGTGACCAGGCAAGTGGTCACCTCGACCCGCAAGGCGCTAGCGAACACGCTCGACCCCGAGCCGCGGATGCGCGAGGTAGAAGACCTCAGGTCCAAGCGCCGGATGCGCGGGAGGAAGAACTCCGAGACGGCGCAGCCCCAGGACAAGATCTACGAGCCCGACGAGGATTAGGCGCTAGAGACCGCTCGAGACTGGGCACTAGAGCAGTGCGGTGACGATGCCGTCGAGAAGATCTTTTTCGCTGATGACGAAACTGCTGCACCCGCCCAGCCGCTCGGTGGCCTCCATAATCTCCTCGACAACAAGCGCGCCCGAGGCGATGACGTCCTCGCGGCCCGCGCTGATCGCGGGGATGGCGGCGCGCTGCTCCGACGTCAGCTCCCGCAGGCGCGCGGTGGTTTCTCGAACCTGCGCGAAGGAAAGCTCCGAGCAGTGGATCTTCATCGGGTCATACTCCTCGAGCCCCTGCACCAGCGCCGAGAGCGTGGTAAACGTCCCCGCGCACCCCACGAGGGTGCGGGGGCGCGCGAAGTCAATAGCCTCGTGGGCGCTGCCAAGCAAGCCGCGTACGTAGGCGCGCGCGGCGGCGTCTTCCTCGCGCGCGGGAGGATCCGAGCGGAGGAATCGCTCCGTGAGCCGCACGCACCCCATCTGGGTGGAGATCGCGGCGGCATCGGTGACAAACTCCGTGGATCCCCCGCCGAGGTCGATCACGCAAAACGGCCCGCGGGCAGGGTCGATATCCGCCGTCGCGCCGGCGTACGAGAGCGCCGCCTCCTCCTCGCCGGAGATCACCTCGGCTCTCGCCCCCGGCTCAATCTGGCCCAAGAGCTGCGCCGTCATGGAGAAGAAATCCTCCCGGTTTGCCGCATCGCGGGTCGCCGAGGTGGCAACCATGCGCACGCGCTCGACACCGCTCGCGCGCATCTCCTCGACGTAGGCCGCGAGCGCGGCGCGGGTGCGCTCAATCGCTTCGGGGCTGAGCATCCCATTCTTATCGACGCCCTGCCCAAGCCTCACGATCTCATTACGCCGAGCGATCTCGGCGCGCGTGCCATCGTTGCCCTCCCGGACGATGAGCAGGCGAATCGAATTAGTACCGCAATCCACGGCGGCGACGGTTCGCGTCACACCAACCCCTCCCCCGCCTGCTCCAGCGTGATCCCGAGGTCCGCCAGCGTGGGCCACTGCGCCGGAACCGCCGAGCCGCGCAGGCCCGCGTGCTCGGCGGCCAACGCCACCGCCTCGGTGCCGAAGCGGACCCGGCCGGGCCCCTCCGCCAGCGCGTAGGCGATGAGCACGTGCAGGCACTTCACCCGGTCCGGCATCCCGCCACCCGAGAACTGGGTGCCGAGGTCTTCGATGGCGTTGCGCTGCGCCAGGTAGTGCTCGTGGGCAGCCTTGTAGTCCGCCGCCAGCTCCTCGTCGGCGGCGAGGCGCTGCTCCATCCACTTCATCACCTGGGCGACCTCGAGCCTGCTCGCCTCCGCGGTGAGTCTCGGGTCTGTGAGGTAATAGAGGGTGGGGAAGGGTGTGCCGTCGTCAAGCTTGGGCGCCGTCTTCACCACCGCAGGCTGGCCGTCGGGCGTGCGGTAGGAGATCTCGAGCACGCCGCGAGGCGCGCGGCCGAGCTGCTGGGCGACCGTTTCGAGGTCTTTCTCGGTGGGGGTCATGGTTGGAGATGTTACCCGGGCCGCGGTGTGTGGAAAATGGCACGCCAGCGCACCCTTTTTCTAATATTTAATAGGTATGTGAATGTGAGCTCCGCTACGGTATAGACATGGCAGACCACACCT
Coding sequences within it:
- a CDS encoding DUF3558 family protein — translated: MKRVAMWAVLGVTAGLVAGCGETPEGTAPEGLATAAPAAEPSAGKAPAFHFDSGDLVIGPFDPEHVKHNLFDPCTEISDAEFAEAGLVKADRGSNVLLDQQFVSGCEIESDNLYLTKGIMANAVPKDLILSESLPVGTPTSDVPGAFAFLPPNGRTDICDVGVETDRGTLSVTVSSLRKNDSPDYLCAEAGRILGRLYRAG
- a CDS encoding serine hydrolase domain-containing protein; this encodes MHLSRYFAGWPAENVSAALVGTVEASFGDPGRVFELMSVTKLLSAYSVLMAVEEGAFSLDDACGPPGSTVRHLLSHASGVAFDAREQRKPAGQRRIYSSAGFEILADFLAERTGMTLGQYAKLGVFDPLGMDTVEIYGSAGHGGRASLSDMRSFAAELAAPTLLARETLNDAFSNQFGDIMGIVPGYGMHKPCPWGLGFEIKGEKTPHWLGDNMPADTVGHFGMSGTYLWVVPAWSNSPHAGTAMVVLTDRDFGDWAKPLWQETNAALFNEL
- a CDS encoding AbgT family transporter — protein: MVTESRKTTETKQEPGGFLGAIEKIGNKLPDPFWLFVILSGVVAVVSWIGNTAGMSATDPSTGETIKVESLLTAENLSRMVTDAVENFVSFPPLGVVLAVMLGVAVAEYSGLLAAMIRAMVSRVGPKMLTFMIALASVTGSVASDAIYVIVIPLGAMAFNAIGRSPIVGAMVAFAASSAGFNASLILNVTDLLLAGISTSAAQLVDASYEVSPLANIFFVIPSAIVLSLIITAVTEFFVDKKAQELIDHDEVEFVSNNDEDSEPNDSDPTSNGDLSLSATEAKGLGYAGATLAVFFVLYLVALLAPFSPFARPEEGFMESPLIRAIAVPIALMFFLCGLVYGRVTGTISSPADIPDMMAKGLGTMLPMVVLFFVVSQFLAWFQWSNLGPWTAIHGAQLLESLSLPKIALFAGVVLMVAVVNLFITSGSAQWALMAPVLVPMMMYVGVAPEATQMLFRMGDSPSNIITPMSPYFALALTFLQRYYKKAGVGTLMSLSLPYALSMLLGWFIFFMIWYWIGIPLGPGAPMEYQAG
- a CDS encoding Ppx/GppA phosphatase family protein; translated protein: MTRTVAAVDCGTNSIRLLIVREGNDGTRAEIARRNEIVRLGQGVDKNGMLSPEAIERTRAALAAYVEEMRASGVERVRMVATSATRDAANREDFFSMTAQLLGQIEPGARAEVISGEEEAALSYAGATADIDPARGPFCVIDLGGGSTEFVTDAAAISTQMGCVRLTERFLRSDPPAREEDAAARAYVRGLLGSAHEAIDFARPRTLVGCAGTFTTLSALVQGLEEYDPMKIHCSELSFAQVRETTARLRELTSEQRAAIPAISAGREDVIASGALVVEEIMEATERLGGCSSFVISEKDLLDGIVTALL
- a CDS encoding DUF501 domain-containing protein, translating into MTPTEKDLETVAQQLGRAPRGVLEISYRTPDGQPAVVKTAPKLDDGTPFPTLYYLTDPRLTAEASRLEVAQVMKWMEQRLAADEELAADYKAAHEHYLAQRNAIEDLGTQFSGGGMPDRVKCLHVLIAYALAEGPGRVRFGTEAVALAAEHAGLRGSAVPAQWPTLADLGITLEQAGEGLV